DNA sequence from the Pseudophryne corroboree isolate aPseCor3 chromosome 6, aPseCor3.hap2, whole genome shotgun sequence genome:
CAAAGAAAGTGGCCAAGTCCCCGAAGAAGCCCAAGAAAGCTCCGAGTGCAGCCAAAAGCCCCAAGAAGGTGAAGAAACCCGCAAAGGCGGCTGCTGCCAAAAGCCCGAAGAAGCCTAAAGCTGTGAAGCCCAAGAAGGCGGCTAAGAGTCCGGCCAAGAAAGCGGCGAAGCCCAAAGCCgccaagagtccggccaagaaAGCAGCGAAGCCAAAAGCGGCAAAAAGCCCGGCCAAGAAGGCAGCTAAGCCCAAGAAAGCTGCGGCCAAGAAGTGATGGAAAAGAAGCCGCAGCCTCGCTTCCTTGTTATCcccccaaaggctcttttcagagccacccaccctgtccAGGCAGAGCTGTAGGCGCACGGTGTGAACTGTTGGCTTCCAAATCAATCAGTAGCTGAATGGTTCCGTCCTGTGTACTCGGACCTAGGCGAGCACCGGGAAAGCCCGGCGCCTTCTGCACACACTTCCCGGTGGTTGTACAGACGGCAGCGTAGCTGAAAATCTATTGTAGTCGTAAAGAAACTGCTTTTAAGAACATACTGTACGTAATCCGGTGATTTATTCGGCGGGGCCAGCAAACCGAGCAGGAGAACGATTGTGTTACCCAAGATACGTCAGTccctgagagagagagtgtgtgtgtgtgtgtgtgtgtgtgtgtgtgtgtgtgtgtgtgtgtgtgtgtgtgtgtgtgttttcaatgCAGTGGTACCGCTGCTATGAGATAGAAGTAGGTTACAATGTGTTATTTAATTGTAAGTATAAAATAACAGGAATATTTGGCACGGATAAATGATTGCACGGACATATTTAGCCGGGAAGTGAGTGGAGTCGCCGTTTCCCCTGCAGTTATATAATAATACCCATTAATGTAATCCTATATTACCGCGTGTAATGCTTGAGAGGTGTCGTTCAGTAAATACGTTTCCCTATGCTTTCACAATGTAACTCCTAGAACTAGCCATGACATTGCAGTACCCTCAGTACAACTCAGCAATGGATTCTCATAAGCGACTGCAAATGATTGTGCCGCCATTGGATTTTCTGCTTGCATCAACACAAATAAAGTCAGCAACCAATAGCAGAGGGAACGAATAAGAAGGAAAAAAAATGGTTTACATTAATGTACGCTATCAAAGGGTTCTCAGGACAACGATATGGGGCATAATATACAATGTTAGCGCAGCTCCCTTATAGAAGTGATGGGCGGCCCTGAAAAGGGCCTTTGTGTGTGAGTGAAGGAATTAGATGCGCCTCAATTTTTAGCCTCCGAATCCGTACAGGGTGCGTccctggcgcttgagagcatagaccacatccatGGCGGTGACAGTCTTCCTCTTGGCGTGCTCGGTGTAAGTGACGGCGTCCCGGATCACGTTCTCCAGAAACACTTTCAGCACCCCGCGGGTCTCCTCATAGATGAGACCAGAGATGCGCTTCACGCCTCCTCTCCGTGCTAGACGGCGGATGGCAGGCTTTGTGATGCCCTGGATGTTGTCCCGCAGCACCTTCCTGTGACGCTTAGCGCCTCCTTTCCCGAGTCCCTTTCCGCCTTTGCCTCTGCCTGACATCTTCTCAAACGGATTGCGATCAGTGAGAATACGTCACGCCTCACTTAGCTGCCCTTTATTAAGGGGTAGGGCGGACCTGATGGGTGACTGTGAGAACCTTGGCAGGAGGAGTCATGTATTGCCTTTCTTTCTTTAACAGGCACGCCCCAAACGTTGCCAGCAGCACAGTTTAGGATTTCTAATGTATTTCTGGTTATTCATTGCACTGAGCTGTTTGATACACGTTCACCTCAGCAATTAGGCTACCGTACGGCCAATCACAATGTTTAAATCACTGCAGAGTTccgtatatagtttttttttttatattgctatTTTTCATATTAATGTTATAGAAGCATATTCATACACATAATGTACATAATATGCTACGAGACGTTCAAGGAAATCCTGATATGCGTactataaatcaatcaatcaatcaatcaatcaatcttttcAGCTACAGGGTGATGTGTGTTTGAGTAGTCACAACATAATAACCATAACGTCATTTTTTTAACGACTGATATATAAACTGTTACTATCACTGTGCTGCAACAATATTATTGAACTATCACATACTATATATACATCTGCACTCAGAAGAGATTCAAGCTGCAATGTTACCATGAATTGCACGGATAACAGAGATTGATTGACATACGCTTTTGTTTTCTATCAGTAATGACGATCCCTGGCCTATATAGATAAAcagcaaatgtgtatatatatatatatatatatatatatatatatatatatacttgcaattgtcggatcggcactctcctagcgatggatatgttgctcaggtgccatctggaggaattaatgcaggtagcaaactgtgtaacaaacagcggcactcagagactgacacagcgtgaataaagtgctggtgcttttaattcatggctggtaactccaacgtttcggggcacgcaagcccctttttcaaggtgagccaaatacaaagtgtgaaaacagtgcaaaacatttacctttatggtgaggaggacccacgtgtgggaaggttatgcagcgtcctggggagcctggagcttccgccctgg
Encoded proteins:
- the LOC134934375 gene encoding histone H4, which encodes MSGRGKGGKGLGKGGAKRHRKVLRDNIQGITKPAIRRLARRGGVKRISGLIYEETRGVLKVFLENVIRDAVTYTEHAKRKTVTAMDVVYALKRQGRTLYGFGG